One genomic segment of Porphyromonadaceae bacterium W3.11 includes these proteins:
- the rpe gene encoding ribulose-phosphate 3-epimerase yields MERKRIISPSVLSADFLNLGRDIEMLNHSDAEWIHLDIMDGRFVPNISFGLPIVSAVNKVTDKVLDVHLMIEEPEKYINAFRDAGADVLTLHYEATRHLHRAMQQVRDAGMKAGVVLNPHTPVELLRDILPYLDMVLLMSVNPGFGGQKFIPQIISKTERLRKMIDDGGYDVLIEVDGGVNDETAPKLFAAGADVLVAGSYVFGASDPKVAIQNLLK; encoded by the coding sequence ATGGAAAGAAAAAGAATCATATCGCCCTCGGTCCTCTCTGCAGACTTTCTCAATCTAGGGAGAGACATAGAGATGCTCAATCATAGTGACGCAGAGTGGATACACTTAGATATAATGGATGGGAGATTTGTCCCTAATATCTCATTTGGATTACCTATCGTATCTGCGGTGAATAAGGTTACAGATAAGGTCCTTGATGTTCATTTAATGATCGAAGAGCCAGAGAAGTACATCAATGCCTTTCGTGATGCAGGGGCGGATGTGCTCACACTGCACTATGAAGCAACACGCCACTTACACCGTGCGATGCAGCAGGTAAGAGATGCGGGGATGAAGGCTGGAGTGGTCCTCAATCCTCATACCCCTGTAGAGCTCCTTCGTGATATCCTCCCGTATCTGGATATGGTACTGCTCATGTCGGTCAATCCGGGCTTTGGAGGACAGAAGTTTATCCCACAAATCATCAGCAAGACCGAACGACTTCGGAAGATGATTGACGATGGTGGATATGATGTACTTATAGAGGTGGATGGTGGTGTCAACGACGAAACAGCACCTAAGTTATTCGCAGCTGGAGCTGACGTTTTAGTTGCTGGGAGCTATGTCTTCGGTGCCTCTGATCCTAAAGTGGCTATTCAGAACCTATTAAAGTAA
- a CDS encoding tetratricopeptide repeat protein produces MNRAYSDSEYKLEDLYPERVRWHVRSVLNGQYGSVLRDLRSLPINSPSEIETLRNTHQYLCQYYVNGSEDPQRRAILNDIGRKLMTWIRRNTEHIEMEERPYEKRASTIRPIGELFEEQMDGLLLEKIGELKASDMYSSHFFDTLDLVFDLIWTKLELSSEECGCIINYIEESEDELSSRTIIAALFLGAMEYFDLEKLKAIKECLRGSHSVEVRGTALAALIIIGRRHQDELVALHSDFNSEVLDLFEQNDIQTELPSVLKVIFTSYKTTENHRIFKEKILPELSSISDKLQQVMGNNLQDRLDKLQEMDPDKMEEVERLMMESTGDKFSIMRDPNQDVVYHMVTELKTFPFFNKVSHWFMPYDARFPGIDPDNAEALDRLAPILFQGRQIISSDMYSYAFVNAWSNVEETIMMQMQGMPVPDVTPSERGIADVVEDFVFGAYRFYQLSTHARGMKNPFKNSPYVLDGAFLQRKGIIRENDLYDVANLLVRYQQYEMAGWTYERMVCDYMTASAEVWRGMAVANMMRGKDEKALEQLQQAVELEGKTSITTRKIAELLTRLGRREDAVKWLEQGESELPEEEGVLSYERAKLLYQMERYEDALQAAFKANFLADGASEKVVLFLTIILLKLNRAEEALPLIGSDDTMSGEKLMMRGITELAVGNKSKGIEILRKWMSSGAIGGDLEERLNLLTPYGYEPWEQALLLDVVLNLIDIHEEG; encoded by the coding sequence ATGAATAGAGCATATAGTGATAGTGAGTATAAGTTGGAAGATCTTTATCCCGAGCGCGTTCGTTGGCATGTTCGCTCAGTATTGAACGGGCAGTATGGTTCTGTCCTTAGGGATCTTAGATCGCTGCCTATTAACTCTCCTAGCGAGATTGAGACCCTTCGGAATACTCATCAGTATTTGTGTCAGTATTATGTGAATGGGAGTGAAGATCCTCAGAGAAGAGCGATCTTGAATGATATCGGACGTAAACTGATGACCTGGATTCGTAGGAATACAGAGCATATAGAGATGGAAGAACGTCCGTATGAGAAGCGTGCTTCTACCATTCGCCCTATAGGGGAGCTGTTTGAAGAACAGATGGATGGTCTTTTGCTTGAAAAGATAGGGGAGCTGAAGGCAAGTGATATGTATAGTAGTCATTTCTTTGACACTCTGGATCTCGTATTTGACTTGATCTGGACCAAGCTAGAACTTAGCTCTGAAGAGTGCGGGTGTATTATTAATTACATTGAGGAGAGTGAAGATGAGCTCTCATCTCGTACGATCATAGCGGCTCTATTCCTTGGTGCTATGGAGTACTTCGACCTTGAAAAGCTGAAGGCTATTAAGGAGTGCCTTAGAGGAAGTCACTCAGTTGAGGTGAGAGGTACTGCCTTAGCGGCTCTTATTATAATAGGTAGGAGACATCAGGATGAATTGGTTGCACTCCATAGTGATTTTAATAGCGAGGTATTAGATCTATTTGAGCAGAATGACATCCAAACAGAGCTCCCATCTGTCCTAAAGGTGATTTTTACATCATATAAGACTACTGAGAACCATCGGATCTTCAAAGAGAAAATTTTACCTGAATTAAGTAGCATCTCTGATAAGTTGCAGCAGGTCATGGGTAATAACCTTCAGGATCGTTTGGATAAGCTACAGGAGATGGACCCCGATAAGATGGAGGAGGTAGAACGGCTGATGATGGAAAGCACTGGGGATAAGTTCTCCATCATGAGAGATCCCAATCAAGATGTGGTATATCATATGGTGACTGAATTGAAGACCTTCCCATTCTTCAATAAGGTGAGTCATTGGTTTATGCCCTATGATGCGAGATTTCCCGGGATTGATCCTGATAATGCTGAGGCTCTGGATAGGCTTGCCCCAATTTTATTCCAAGGTAGGCAGATTATCTCATCTGATATGTACTCCTATGCTTTTGTGAATGCGTGGAGCAATGTGGAGGAGACGATTATGATGCAGATGCAGGGTATGCCCGTGCCAGATGTGACTCCCTCTGAGAGAGGGATAGCGGACGTGGTGGAGGACTTTGTATTTGGAGCCTATCGTTTTTATCAGTTGTCAACCCATGCAAGAGGGATGAAGAACCCTTTTAAAAACTCCCCTTATGTCCTTGATGGTGCCTTCCTACAAAGAAAGGGGATAATTAGGGAAAATGATTTGTATGACGTTGCTAATTTATTGGTCAGATATCAGCAGTATGAGATGGCTGGCTGGACGTATGAGCGGATGGTTTGTGATTATATGACGGCATCGGCTGAGGTTTGGCGTGGGATGGCAGTTGCTAATATGATGCGTGGAAAAGATGAGAAAGCCTTAGAGCAGCTGCAGCAGGCAGTAGAGCTTGAAGGAAAGACATCTATCACGACTCGTAAGATAGCGGAGCTTTTGACCCGCTTAGGTCGTCGTGAGGATGCTGTGAAGTGGCTGGAGCAGGGTGAATCAGAGCTGCCCGAGGAAGAGGGCGTTCTCTCTTATGAAAGGGCTAAGCTACTATATCAAATGGAGCGATATGAGGATGCGTTGCAAGCTGCGTTTAAGGCAAACTTCCTTGCTGACGGAGCTTCAGAGAAGGTGGTCCTCTTTCTAACCATCATATTGCTAAAATTAAATCGGGCCGAAGAAGCTCTTCCTCTCATTGGGTCTGATGACACTATGAGTGGAGAAAAGTTGATGATGAGAGGCATTACTGAGTTAGCTGTTGGGAACAAGTCTAAAGGTATCGAGATCTTAAGAAAATGGATGAGTAGCGGTGCTATCGGTGGTGACTTAGAGGAGCGTCTGAACCTTTTGACCCCTTATGGATATGAGCCATGGGAGCAAGCTTTATTACTGGATGTGGTACTTAATCTAATTGATATACATGAAGAGGGTTGA
- a CDS encoding YihY/virulence factor BrkB family protein, whose product MQEESDQKLNEYKERIKQVREKRAENKKNPFFKRMVIFGGAAYKFVTSDMWRLYDTEMKGVKGWFVRILRVLYISVHEFISGKVSQKASALTYTTLLALVPVMVIILSVAGGFGMQASVQRLLYDTFQAHQQELTKIFDFVESYMEQIHGGVLIGIGLAVLIYTVFSTLMTVESVFNDIWQVKEGRSVSKRIIGYLAAFFIVPLALIFISLSNIFIGSLADIQLIGNVSLTPLVSFVLKVMPVIVLIAMLTVAYITIPNTKVKFYPALIAGVIGGVGFQIFQMIYISGVLWVAKYNSIYGSFAAIPLLMLFVQLSWVIILFSSQVSFAMQNVKNYAFKSESENVSRRFRDFVAILLTKKICKAFRHQSAPCYAEQLADECGLPIVIVRETLYKLTLCNVITEVESVKHSENVMYLPATEITAITVKRVLTALDRLGSENFRVDLYDEYAHEWELIRLSRHFPHEELEIPVVDL is encoded by the coding sequence ATGCAGGAAGAATCAGATCAAAAACTGAACGAGTATAAGGAACGAATTAAGCAAGTACGTGAGAAAAGGGCTGAGAATAAGAAGAACCCATTTTTCAAGCGAATGGTCATCTTTGGAGGGGCGGCATATAAGTTCGTAACTAGTGATATGTGGCGTCTTTATGATACCGAGATGAAGGGCGTCAAAGGCTGGTTCGTAAGGATTTTAAGAGTCTTATATATTTCAGTTCATGAATTTATCAGTGGTAAGGTTTCTCAGAAAGCCTCCGCTCTTACCTATACGACGCTCTTGGCATTAGTTCCCGTGATGGTAATTATCCTAAGTGTAGCCGGAGGGTTTGGTATGCAGGCTTCCGTTCAACGCCTTCTCTATGATACCTTTCAAGCTCACCAGCAGGAGTTGACTAAGATTTTTGATTTCGTTGAGTCCTATATGGAGCAGATTCATGGAGGCGTATTGATTGGAATCGGTTTGGCAGTGTTGATTTATACCGTCTTTTCTACACTGATGACCGTTGAAAGCGTCTTCAATGATATTTGGCAGGTTAAGGAAGGAAGAAGTGTTAGTAAGCGAATCATTGGTTATTTAGCCGCCTTCTTTATTGTTCCACTAGCTTTGATCTTTATATCTCTTAGTAATATCTTCATAGGTTCTTTGGCAGATATACAGTTGATAGGTAATGTGAGTCTGACACCGCTCGTCTCTTTCGTCTTGAAGGTTATGCCGGTGATTGTACTTATAGCGATGTTGACAGTTGCTTATATCACCATTCCAAATACTAAGGTGAAGTTTTATCCAGCTCTGATTGCTGGTGTCATTGGTGGTGTCGGCTTTCAGATCTTTCAGATGATCTATATCTCGGGAGTATTGTGGGTAGCGAAGTATAACTCCATCTATGGTAGTTTTGCAGCGATACCACTGTTGATGCTTTTTGTACAGCTCTCGTGGGTGATTATTCTCTTTTCTTCTCAAGTTAGTTTTGCGATGCAGAATGTCAAGAATTATGCCTTTAAGAGTGAGAGTGAGAATGTAAGCCGTCGTTTCAGAGATTTTGTTGCCATTCTCCTAACGAAGAAGATTTGCAAAGCCTTTAGACATCAAAGCGCACCATGTTATGCGGAGCAGCTAGCAGATGAATGTGGATTACCTATAGTCATTGTCCGTGAGACACTCTACAAGCTTACGCTTTGTAATGTGATTACGGAAGTGGAGTCGGTTAAGCACTCAGAGAATGTTATGTACTTACCAGCGACAGAGATAACTGCCATTACTGTTAAGCGTGTGTTGACGGCTTTAGATCGTCTTGGGAGTGAAAACTTTAGGGTTGATCTCTACGATGAGTACGCCCACGAGTGGGAGTTGATCCGACTTTCTCGACATTTTCCACACGAAGAGCTTGAGATTCCAGTCGTTGATCTCTAG
- a CDS encoding Imm17 family immunity protein — MSIQLFIRIATLLMFVFPGVLSLYVSIKGSNWFFGGQSNRYLVQSMGRKWARVLYFILGVLLLGAALMIWMDPRGLMEEV; from the coding sequence ATGTCCATTCAGTTATTTATACGTATAGCCACGTTGCTCATGTTCGTCTTTCCTGGTGTGCTATCACTTTATGTTAGCATCAAGGGTAGCAATTGGTTCTTCGGTGGTCAAAGTAATCGATACTTAGTACAAAGTATGGGGCGGAAATGGGCTAGGGTGTTGTATTTTATTTTAGGGGTCTTACTCTTAGGGGCAGCTTTAATGATATGGATGGATCCCAGAGGGTTAATGGAGGAGGTATGA
- the mscL gene encoding large-conductance mechanosensitive channel protein MscL, protein MGMMKEFKEFAMRGNVVDMAVGVVIGGAFGKIVTSLVNDIIMPPIGKLVGGMNFSELKVVLNEAIVESSGEVIQPEAAIYYGQFIQTVIDFIIIAFAIFMVIKGMNKLKRKKEEAPAAPAPKPEDVVLLEEIRDLLRKQQ, encoded by the coding sequence ATGGGAATGATGAAAGAGTTTAAGGAGTTCGCCATGAGGGGGAATGTCGTGGATATGGCAGTTGGCGTAGTAATTGGTGGTGCCTTTGGTAAGATCGTCACTTCATTAGTGAATGATATCATCATGCCACCGATAGGAAAATTGGTTGGCGGCATGAACTTCTCTGAGCTTAAGGTGGTCTTGAACGAGGCTATCGTAGAGTCTTCAGGAGAGGTGATTCAGCCTGAAGCTGCTATCTATTATGGTCAATTTATCCAGACCGTTATAGACTTTATCATTATCGCATTTGCTATATTCATGGTGATTAAGGGAATGAATAAGCTTAAGCGTAAAAAAGAGGAGGCTCCTGCTGCTCCTGCTCCAAAACCAGAGGATGTGGTGTTATTAGAGGAGATTAGAGACTTGCTGAGGAAGCAACAATAA
- the rpsO gene encoding 30S ribosomal protein S15: MYLDSEKKKEIFEKYGKSNTDTGSAESQIALFSYRISHLTEHLKSNRKDHNTSRALKMLVGKRRRLLDYLMEKDIERYRAIIKELGIRR, from the coding sequence ATGTACTTAGATTCAGAAAAGAAGAAAGAGATCTTTGAGAAGTACGGAAAGTCTAACACTGATACTGGTTCTGCAGAGAGTCAGATTGCATTGTTTTCATACCGTATATCTCACTTGACGGAACACCTAAAGAGCAACCGTAAAGATCATAACACCTCACGTGCTCTTAAGATGCTAGTAGGTAAGCGTCGTCGCTTACTGGACTATCTAATGGAAAAAGATATCGAAAGATATCGTGCGATTATTAAGGAACTTGGTATCCGTCGCTAA
- the tsaE gene encoding tRNA (adenosine(37)-N6)-threonylcarbamoyltransferase complex ATPase subunit type 1 TsaE — MKIKDNSIQYKIEELNEAAQWLLEKSNGEHVWLFDAPMGAGKTTLIKELCDLLGVEEVASSPTFAIVNEYHNQQDERLYHIDAYRLESERDGVNIGVGEYLNSGDYCFVEWPGVLDRLLPEEAFCIRIDPLGDDERQITLLGADASFIYDIR, encoded by the coding sequence ATGAAGATAAAGGATAATTCCATACAATATAAGATAGAAGAGCTTAATGAGGCAGCTCAATGGCTTTTGGAGAAAAGTAATGGAGAGCATGTTTGGCTCTTCGACGCTCCTATGGGTGCAGGTAAGACTACACTAATCAAGGAATTGTGCGATTTGCTTGGAGTAGAGGAGGTCGCTAGTAGCCCTACCTTTGCGATAGTGAATGAGTATCACAATCAGCAAGATGAGCGGCTATACCATATAGATGCATATCGCTTGGAGTCCGAAAGAGATGGAGTTAACATAGGGGTGGGAGAGTATCTCAATAGCGGAGATTATTGTTTTGTAGAGTGGCCTGGTGTCTTGGATAGGCTTTTGCCAGAAGAGGCCTTTTGTATTCGTATAGATCCTCTAGGAGATGACGAGCGTCAGATCACATTATTAGGTGCAGATGCTTCATTTATATATGATATTAGATAA
- the rpsT gene encoding 30S ribosomal protein S20, with protein MANHKSALKRARQNKTRRLRNRYYGKTMRNAVRDFRALTDATEAENKLPEIYSMLDRMATKGRIHKNKAANLKSSLANHISSLRAEA; from the coding sequence ATGGCAAATCATAAGTCCGCACTTAAGAGAGCTAGGCAGAATAAGACTCGTCGTCTTAGAAATCGCTACTATGGCAAGACGATGCGTAACGCTGTCCGTGACTTCCGTGCACTTACAGATGCTACTGAAGCTGAGAATAAGCTGCCAGAAATCTATTCTATGTTAGATAGAATGGCAACTAAGGGACGCATCCACAAAAATAAGGCTGCCAATCTTAAGAGCTCATTAGCAAATCATATCAGCTCACTACGTGCTGAAGCATAA
- a CDS encoding OmpA family protein produces the protein MKKILGISAVGLGLILGGCGANNMVKGAGIGAGAGTVIGSVIGKTAGNTAAGAAIGGIIGGATGGIIGNHMDKQAKELEQQLPEAEVETVNNGEAIKVTFDSGILFSSSSSTLSSESREALVRFAENMNANPDTEIRIVGHTDSTGKYEYNMQLSEKRAESVMNFLRAHSVAAGRMIPLGVGPDEPIVDNSTPTNRAKNRRVEIFILPSEKMIKEAAAKAGK, from the coding sequence ATGAAGAAAATACTAGGTATATCAGCTGTTGGGCTGGGATTAATATTAGGTGGTTGTGGTGCAAATAATATGGTAAAGGGTGCTGGCATTGGTGCTGGTGCTGGTACCGTTATTGGCTCAGTGATTGGTAAGACTGCTGGAAATACTGCTGCAGGTGCTGCTATTGGTGGTATCATAGGTGGTGCTACTGGTGGCATAATTGGTAATCATATGGATAAGCAAGCGAAAGAACTGGAGCAGCAACTTCCAGAAGCAGAGGTTGAGACTGTGAATAATGGTGAAGCTATCAAGGTGACCTTTGATAGTGGTATCCTATTCTCAAGTAGCTCAAGTACTCTAAGCTCTGAATCAAGAGAGGCTTTAGTCCGTTTTGCTGAAAACATGAACGCTAATCCTGATACCGAAATCAGAATCGTAGGCCATACCGATAGTACTGGTAAATACGAGTACAACATGCAACTATCTGAAAAGCGTGCTGAGAGTGTGATGAATTTTCTTAGAGCACATAGCGTAGCTGCTGGTAGAATGATTCCGCTAGGCGTTGGTCCTGATGAGCCAATCGTAGATAATAGTACTCCTACTAACCGTGCTAAGAACCGTCGTGTAGAGATCTTTATCCTACCTAGTGAGAAGATGATCAAGGAAGCTGCTGCGAAAGCTGGTAAGTAA
- a CDS encoding RelA/SpoT family protein, giving the protein MASLNDGETVDYDKMVQKAYDKLLYDYLNSNHRKRTEVINKAFNLARSAHEGAKRKSGEPYILHPIAVADICCNEIGLGSTSIASALLHDVVEDTDYTVQDIEDMFGESIARIVNGLTKLSGEILVEVVEKKVNASAQLENIRRLLLTANDDIRIIIIKIADRLHNMRTLESMPETKQAKIAAETRLFYSPLAERLGMYKIKSELQDLSLKYDYPQQYEDIVQKIQESSIKRSTLFSQFYDAIRDNLKKTGLHYEIQHRVKGVYSIWNKMQQKQLSFNEIYDIYAIRIIFKPSTPESEYSDCFKIYRAISSKFRVKDDRTRDWLTTPKENGYQALHITVMGPMGEWVEVQIRSNRMHAMAERGLAAHWIYKQKPGIVDDLEQTILNNVRALISNPGPKSSDDYETIMYKFANQDIIIFTQEGKQQRIPQDFTVLDYAYTVDRKIGDHCLGAKVNHVMVDIDHNLQNGDQVEILTASKTHPKEEWLNYVTSPLAKRAIKDYLSSTKSQDTQKGKFELEAFLHDQGYALQDLIPSKGMVLNYRSSDDFFLAINKREVILNKKLIETLLKEKERGEVREERQLWDSDETKVPSLPEERRKELYLLTSRDGRRNYIRATCCKPIFGEEVDGIINEKAQVVVHKKSCPTAMRLKATHGDRLVPISWGPHVHSNFGVTLEIEGVNMDGFVFNIITTIKDARIPLTEISFSTAKDRAIGRVKIRIPNLSELDYIIRKLRDKNDLIKIHQVVE; this is encoded by the coding sequence ATGGCATCACTAAACGATGGGGAAACGGTGGATTATGATAAGATGGTGCAGAAAGCTTATGACAAGCTTCTGTACGACTATCTTAACTCTAATCACCGTAAGCGAACTGAAGTTATTAATAAGGCGTTTAATCTAGCTCGCTCTGCTCATGAGGGGGCAAAGCGTAAAAGTGGAGAGCCTTACATCCTCCACCCTATAGCCGTTGCTGACATTTGCTGTAATGAAATAGGGTTAGGATCGACATCTATCGCTTCGGCTCTCTTGCATGACGTGGTGGAGGACACCGACTATACCGTTCAGGACATTGAGGATATGTTCGGCGAGTCGATCGCTCGTATCGTCAATGGACTGACTAAGCTTTCTGGCGAAATCTTAGTGGAGGTGGTGGAAAAGAAGGTCAATGCCTCTGCCCAATTGGAGAATATTCGTAGACTATTGCTCACCGCAAATGATGACATTCGGATCATCATTATTAAGATTGCGGATAGGCTTCACAATATGCGTACTCTGGAGAGTATGCCAGAGACGAAACAGGCTAAGATAGCCGCCGAGACGAGACTCTTCTACTCCCCACTGGCAGAGCGTCTGGGGATGTACAAGATTAAAAGCGAGCTTCAAGACTTGTCCCTTAAGTATGATTACCCTCAACAGTATGAGGATATAGTACAAAAGATCCAAGAGAGTAGTATTAAGCGGAGTACGCTTTTCTCTCAATTCTATGATGCCATTAGGGATAATCTCAAGAAGACTGGATTACACTACGAGATACAGCATAGGGTCAAAGGGGTCTATTCTATATGGAATAAGATGCAACAAAAGCAATTATCCTTCAATGAGATATACGACATCTACGCCATTAGAATCATCTTCAAGCCCTCAACTCCTGAAAGTGAGTATAGCGACTGCTTCAAGATCTACAGAGCCATATCATCAAAATTTAGGGTGAAGGATGACCGCACGAGGGATTGGCTCACAACTCCTAAGGAAAATGGCTATCAAGCTCTGCACATCACGGTCATGGGACCTATGGGTGAGTGGGTAGAAGTACAGATCCGCTCGAATAGAATGCACGCTATGGCCGAAAGAGGGCTTGCCGCACACTGGATATATAAGCAAAAGCCTGGTATCGTAGATGATCTGGAGCAAACCATCCTCAATAATGTCAGAGCTTTGATTAGCAACCCTGGTCCTAAGTCCTCGGATGACTATGAGACCATCATGTATAAGTTTGCCAATCAGGATATAATCATCTTTACACAGGAGGGAAAGCAACAACGTATCCCTCAGGACTTTACCGTACTGGATTATGCCTATACGGTGGATAGAAAGATAGGCGATCATTGCTTGGGAGCTAAAGTTAATCACGTCATGGTGGACATTGATCATAATCTTCAGAATGGGGATCAGGTAGAGATACTGACAGCGAGTAAGACTCATCCCAAAGAGGAGTGGCTGAATTATGTGACTAGCCCCCTAGCGAAGAGAGCGATAAAGGATTACTTATCATCCACGAAGTCACAGGACACCCAAAAAGGAAAATTTGAGCTAGAGGCTTTCCTCCATGATCAGGGATATGCTCTTCAGGACCTCATCCCTAGTAAGGGAATGGTGCTTAACTATAGAAGTAGTGACGATTTCTTCCTCGCCATCAACAAACGTGAGGTAATACTGAATAAAAAGTTAATAGAGACTTTACTGAAAGAGAAAGAGCGGGGAGAGGTCAGAGAAGAACGTCAGCTATGGGACTCGGACGAAACAAAAGTGCCAAGCCTGCCTGAAGAGAGAAGAAAGGAGCTATACCTCCTAACCTCAAGGGACGGGAGAAGGAATTATATACGAGCTACATGCTGCAAACCTATATTTGGAGAGGAGGTGGACGGCATCATTAATGAAAAGGCTCAGGTCGTAGTCCACAAGAAGTCATGCCCCACTGCGATGCGTCTTAAGGCCACGCATGGAGACCGATTGGTGCCAATCTCCTGGGGCCCTCATGTGCACTCTAACTTTGGGGTAACGCTGGAGATCGAGGGAGTTAATATGGATGGCTTTGTCTTTAACATCATCACCACCATCAAGGATGCTCGTATCCCTCTGACTGAAATCAGCTTTTCGACAGCTAAGGATAGGGCCATAGGGCGAGTGAAGATAAGGATCCCGAATCTCTCTGAACTTGACTACATCATTAGAAAATTAAGAGATAAAAATGACTTGATCAAGATTCATCAAGTTGTAGAGTAA
- a CDS encoding ComEC/Rec2 family competence protein, producing MVKTIEFLPKVRYIDRPAFRLLVSCVGGVILFATRKVVWGSIVLGVFFIGLLIAAAILKRNMSTQVRLLNISFMILLAVIFAWYSELKTAPSRSLTEGHTLYDTSVESIQPIASSLESEYQFAAKVENNGYWYKVRLKVPREEMLPEDCHFGATLRGTLDLAGLTSIRNENYRHYLLSEGFEAIGNIQEITSIESSSHPSLKSKMSSIRYRLIQNLENVASENNILNLEERGLIYALTLGDRSHLPKKVKESFSSSGVAHILAVSGYHLGVIFMLLSLILGRVLSHYSQRKIRYVLLIIGLLLYTFISGASTATMRALVMSVIAISAKLLDRESDPIQLLSLTLLFFFISNPYSYLSIGLSLSIGAVWGIYLFLPIFQEYLKTKIKGLQYLTNIILVSISAQLGIFPLLLFYFEKTTLSFIWSNIPLVILSSILIPLALVVLLILPLTGTLPDFIFEILHFLTAGMIKTTEFFASISSEGLESNIDIPILILYYIFLILLYPLLHRRANQHHINRLG from the coding sequence ATGGTAAAGACTATTGAGTTTTTGCCAAAAGTCCGATATATAGATCGCCCCGCCTTCAGGCTATTAGTAAGCTGTGTTGGTGGGGTGATTCTTTTTGCCACAAGGAAGGTGGTCTGGGGGTCTATCGTCCTTGGTGTGTTTTTCATAGGATTATTGATAGCAGCCGCTATTTTGAAAAGAAATATGAGCACCCAAGTGAGGCTGCTGAATATTTCATTCATGATACTTCTGGCAGTGATCTTTGCTTGGTACTCGGAACTCAAAACGGCCCCCTCTCGTTCTTTGACCGAGGGTCATACGCTTTATGATACAAGTGTTGAGAGCATCCAACCCATCGCCAGCAGCCTAGAGAGCGAATATCAATTTGCCGCTAAAGTGGAAAATAATGGGTACTGGTACAAGGTGCGACTTAAAGTACCGAGAGAGGAGATGCTTCCTGAAGATTGTCACTTTGGTGCCACACTTAGAGGGACGCTTGACCTTGCTGGACTTACCAGTATTAGGAATGAGAACTATCGTCATTATTTGCTCAGCGAGGGATTCGAAGCCATCGGAAATATTCAAGAGATCACTTCAATTGAGAGTTCAAGCCACCCGTCACTGAAGAGCAAGATGTCTTCAATAAGATATAGGCTGATCCAAAATCTAGAGAATGTGGCTTCCGAAAATAACATCCTGAACCTTGAAGAACGTGGACTGATATATGCCCTTACGCTTGGGGACCGAAGCCATTTGCCTAAAAAGGTCAAGGAGTCCTTTAGCTCCTCAGGAGTGGCTCATATACTAGCCGTCAGTGGCTACCATCTGGGAGTCATATTTATGCTACTATCTCTCATACTAGGGCGTGTCCTCTCTCATTATAGTCAAAGGAAGATAAGATACGTATTATTAATCATCGGGCTTTTGCTATACACCTTTATCAGTGGAGCTTCTACAGCTACCATGAGGGCACTAGTAATGAGCGTCATCGCTATCTCTGCTAAACTCCTGGATAGGGAAAGTGATCCCATTCAGCTCTTATCCCTGACACTTCTATTCTTCTTTATTAGCAATCCCTACTCCTACCTAAGCATAGGGCTGTCATTAAGTATTGGTGCCGTTTGGGGTATTTACCTCTTCCTTCCTATATTCCAAGAGTATCTAAAAACCAAAATTAAGGGTCTTCAATATCTCACTAATATCATATTAGTAAGTATTTCAGCACAGCTTGGAATTTTTCCACTACTATTATTCTATTTTGAAAAGACCACCCTCAGTTTCATCTGGAGCAATATCCCGTTAGTGATATTGAGCAGCATTCTCATTCCGCTGGCATTAGTAGTACTCCTAATACTCCCGCTTACTGGAACTCTCCCCGACTTTATATTTGAGATATTGCATTTCCTTACAGCTGGGATGATTAAGACGACAGAGTTTTTTGCCTCTATTTCTTCTGAAGGATTAGAGAGTAATATAGATATCCCTATCTTGATACTCTACTACATCTTCTTAATATTACTATATCCCCTACTCCACCGTAGAGCAAATCAGCATCATATTAATAGGCTTGGCTAG